In Ochotona princeps isolate mOchPri1 chromosome 22, mOchPri1.hap1, whole genome shotgun sequence, the following are encoded in one genomic region:
- the SLC2A10 gene encoding solute carrier family 2, facilitated glucose transporter member 10, which produces MRATGCPRPVLPLCASVSVLGGLTFGYELAVISGALLPLQLAFGLSCSEQELLVGSLLLGALLASLVGGFFIDCYGRKQAILGGNLVLLAGSLSLGLARSLAWLVLGRTAVGFAISLSSMACCIYVSELVGSRQRGVLVSLYEAGITLGILLSYALNYALAGAPWGWRHMFGWAVAPALLQSLSLLFLPAAATNETTAHKALIPLQGREATKPELERPHYSFLDLFRARDNMRGRTIVGLGLVLFQQLTGQPNVLYYASTIFHSVGFRVGSSAVLASVGLGVVKVVATLAAMGLVDRAGRRTLLLAGCALMALSVSGIGFVSFAVPMDSGPSCLDRPNGSRHTSLSEDLDLLQGSAPPPLPRTKEAERESVLLMIEETKLGASAGDSTAKPMLAVGTASLAPPVPAPGRALLRWTALFCLMTFVSAFSFGFGPVTWLVLSEIYPAQIRGRAFAFCSSFNWATSLLISLSFLHLIAAIGLSWTFLLYGLTAVLSLGFIYVFVPETKGQSLAEIDQQFQKRRFTLSSRPWQNSSSIQYRRIQAHAAS; this is translated from the exons ATGCGCGCCACGG GCTGTCCCCGACCTGTCCTGCCCCTGTGTGCCTCCGTGTCTGTGCTGGGCGGCCTGACCTTTGGCTATGAGCTGGCGGTCATCTCGGGTGCTCTGTTGCCACTGCAGCTTGCCTTCGGGCTGAGCTGCTCCGAGCAGGAGCTCCTGGTGGGCAGCCTTCTCCTAGGCGCTCTGCTTGCCTCGCTGGTTGGGGGCTTCTTCATTGACTGCTACGGCAGGAAGCAGGCCATCCTTGGGGGCAACCTGGTGCTGCTGGCAGGCAGCCTGAGCCTAGGCCTGGCGCGCTCCCTGGCCTGGCTGGTCCTGGGCCGCACGGCGGTGGGTTTTGCCATCTCCCTCTCCTCCATGGCTTGCTGCATCTATGTGTCCGAGCTGGTGGGGTCGCGGCAGCGTGGGGTTCTGGTGTCTCTCTATGAAGCAGGTATCACCTTGGGCATCCTGCTCTCCTATGCCCTCAACTATGCCCTGGCTGGAGCCCCCTGGGGATGGAGGCACATGTTTGGCTGGGCCGTGGCACCTGCTCTCCTACAGTCCctcagcctcctcttcctccctgctgcGGCTACAAATGAGACCACAGCTCACAAAGCACTCATCCCACTCCAGGGAAGGGAGGCCACCAAGCCGGAGCTGGAGAGGCCTCACTACTCCTTTCTGGACCTCTTCAGGGCACGAGATAACATGCGGGGTCGGACCAtagtggggctggggctggtgctgttccAGCAGCTAACAGGCCAGCCCAACGTGCTGTACTACGCTTCTACCATCTTCCACTCGGTCGGCTTTCGTGTAGGGTCTTCAGCTGTGTTGGCCTCCGTGGGGCTGGGCGTGGTGAAGGTGGTAGCGACCCTTGCCGCCATGGGCCTGGTGGACCGTGCCGGCCGCAGGACCCTGCTGCTCGCTGGCTGTGCCCTCATGGCCTTGTCGGTCAGCGGCATAGGATTCGTCAGCTTTGCCGTGCCCATGGACTCGGGCCCAAGCTGCCTGGACAGGCCCAATGGCAGCAGGCACACCAGCCTCTCTGAAGACTTAGACCTGCTCCAGGGTTCCGCTCCACCTCCACTGCCAAGGACCAAGGAGGCAGAAAGGGAGTCAGTGCTGCTAATGATTGAGGAAACCAAGCTTGGAGCAAGTGCTGGGGACTCCACAGCGAAGCCCATGCTGGCCGTGGGCACCGCCTCTCTGGCGCCCCCTGTCCCCGCCCCGGGGAGAGCACTGCTCCGCTGGACAGCGCTGTTCTGCCTGATGACCTTTGTGAGCGCCTTCTCGTTTGGATTTGGACCCG TGACCTGGCTTGTCCTCAGCGAGATCTACCCAGCCCAGATCCGGGGCCGAGCCTTTGCCTTCTGCAGCAGCTTCAACTGGGCCACCAGCCTCCTCATCAGCCTCTCCTTCCTCCACCTCATCG CTGCCATTGGCTTGTCCTGGACCTTCCTGCTCTATGGACTGACAGCTGTCCTCAGCCTGGGCTTCATCTATGTATTTGTTCCCGAGACAAAAGGCCAGTCATTGGCAGAGATAGACCAGCAGTTCCAGAAGAGACG GTTCACCCTGAGCTCCCGCCCCTGGCAGAACTCCAGCAGCATCCAGTACAGGCGCATCCAGGCACATGCAGCCTCCTGA
- the SLC13A3 gene encoding Na(+)/dicarboxylate cotransporter 3 isoform X4, translating to MAAPVSENAEEPAAEAEALAAAQERSRRFLSGLELVKQGAEARVFRGRFQGRAAVVKQRFPKGYRHPALEARLGRRRTVQEARALLRCRRAGISAPVVFFVDYASNILYMEEIEGSVTVRDYIQATMDAEKAPESLSALARTMGQVLARMHDQDLIHGDLTTSNMLLKPPAEQLHIVLIDFGLSFVSGLPEDKGVDLYVLEKAFLSTHPNTEAVFNAFLKSYSASSRKAGPVLRKLDEVRLRGRKRSMVG from the exons ATGGCGGCGCCCGTCTCGGAGAATGCCGAGGAACCGGCGGCGGAAGCCGAGGCGCTGGCCGCGGCCCAGGAGCGGAGCCGCCGCTTCCTGAGCGGCCTGGAGCTGGTGAAGCAGGGCGCCGAGGCGCGCGTGTTCCGCGGCCGCTTCCAGGGCCGCGCGGCCGTGGTGAAGCAGCGCTTCCCCAAGGGCTACCGGCACCCTGCGCTGGAGGCGCGGCTCGGCCGGCGGCGGACGGTGCAGGAGGCCCGCGCGCTGCTGCGCTGCCGCCGGGCAG GCATATCTGCCCCCGTTGTTTTCTTTGTGGACTATGCGTCCAACATCCTGTATATGGAAGAAATCGAAGGCTCAGTGACCGTTCGAGATTACATCCAGGCCACCATGGATGCTGAGAAGGCCCCTGAGAGCCTCTCGGCCTTAGCCAGAACCATGGGACAGGTTCTGGCTCGGATGCACGACCAAGACCTCATCCACGGGGACCTCACCACCTCCAACATGCTCCTGAAGCCGCCCGCGGAGCAGCTGCACATCGTGCTCATAGACTTCGGTCTGAGTTTCGTGTCGGGACTTCCGGAGGACAAGGGGGTCGACCTGTACGTGCTGGAGAAGGCCTTCCTGAGCACCCACCCCAACACCGAGGCCGTGTTTAACGCGTTCCTCAAGAGCTACTCCGCCTCCTCCCGGAAGGCCGGGCCGGTGCTGAGGAAGCTGGATGAAGTGCGCCTGAGGGGGAGAAAGAGGTCCATGGTCGGGTAG